The following proteins are encoded in a genomic region of Sulfurimonas sp. HSL3-7:
- the rfaE1 gene encoding D-glycero-beta-D-manno-heptose-7-phosphate kinase, protein MTVLKNAKPNILVVGDLMIDHYLWGDAERISPEAPVQVVDIARETSVLGGAGNVVNNLISLGAAVNVASVVGDDEIAKELTIMLKSIGAKTEGLITQNGRKTSKKSRVIASHQQILRYDNESKETISAESVEKILKAIEKDLFVIDMIILSDYGKGVVSEALSQAVITLANAKGIKVLVDPKGTDYSKYRGAHMLTPNKKEASEATGIPIVDDASLERALLTLKEQCSLERSMITLSEDGIAIYDGEVKRFPTVAQEVFDVTGAGDTVIASIAFALSAGLSIEETARFSNLAAGVVVGKIGSATVTLDEIEIYESKLHQSSSDAHIKSFAEIDRIVKRAKEHGQRVVFTNGCFDILHVGHVKYLQEAKSFGDILIVGLNSDASVRELKGPSRPVNTEDDRAYILAALDAVDYVVKFSEETPYDLIKMIAPDVLVKGGDYEGKEVVGTEFSKALKLVDFVNGKSTTKTIEKIQGSTC, encoded by the coding sequence ATGACTGTGCTTAAAAACGCCAAACCTAACATCCTAGTCGTCGGCGACCTGATGATCGATCACTACCTCTGGGGTGATGCCGAGCGTATTTCGCCCGAAGCACCGGTGCAGGTTGTTGATATCGCCAGAGAGACATCGGTCCTCGGGGGTGCGGGCAATGTGGTCAACAACCTTATTTCGCTGGGTGCAGCCGTGAATGTCGCCAGCGTGGTCGGTGATGACGAGATCGCCAAAGAGTTGACGATCATGCTCAAATCCATCGGGGCAAAGACCGAAGGGCTGATCACCCAAAACGGACGCAAGACCAGTAAAAAGTCGCGTGTCATTGCATCGCATCAGCAGATACTGCGTTATGACAATGAGTCAAAAGAGACGATCAGTGCCGAGTCGGTTGAGAAGATACTTAAAGCGATCGAAAAAGATCTTTTTGTGATAGATATGATCATCCTTTCCGACTATGGCAAGGGGGTGGTCTCAGAGGCACTCTCGCAGGCGGTCATCACTCTGGCCAATGCAAAAGGGATCAAGGTGCTGGTCGATCCAAAAGGGACGGATTACAGCAAATACAGGGGTGCCCATATGTTGACGCCCAACAAAAAAGAGGCATCTGAGGCGACAGGTATCCCTATCGTTGATGATGCGAGCCTGGAGCGTGCGCTGCTTACACTGAAAGAGCAATGTTCCCTGGAACGTTCGATGATCACTCTTTCGGAGGACGGGATCGCTATCTATGACGGCGAAGTGAAACGTTTTCCTACGGTCGCGCAAGAGGTCTTTGACGTCACAGGGGCAGGTGATACGGTGATCGCTTCGATCGCCTTTGCTCTGAGCGCCGGTTTGAGTATCGAAGAGACGGCCCGCTTCTCCAACCTGGCAGCCGGTGTTGTCGTCGGCAAGATCGGTTCGGCGACGGTCACGCTAGACGAGATTGAGATCTATGAGTCAAAACTGCATCAAAGCAGTTCGGATGCCCATATCAAGAGCTTTGCCGAGATCGACCGCATCGTCAAGCGCGCCAAAGAACATGGTCAACGCGTTGTCTTTACCAACGGCTGCTTCGACATCCTGCATGTCGGTCATGTCAAATACCTGCAGGAGGCGAAGAGCTTCGGCGATATCCTGATTGTCGGGCTTAATTCCGATGCGTCGGTGCGTGAGCTAAAAGGGCCGTCACGCCCGGTCAACACCGAAGACGACCGCGCCTATATTCTGGCGGCGCTGGATGCCGTCGATTATGTCGTTAAGTTCAGCGAGGAGACACCGTATGATCTGATCAAGATGATCGCACCCGATGTATTGGTCAAAGGGGGTGATTATGAAGGTAAAGAAGTCGTGGGTACCGAGTTTTCAAAAGCGTTGAAACTGGTTGACTTCGTCAATGGCAAAAGCACAACAAAAACAATAGAAAAAATTCAAGGATCGACATGTTAA
- the rfaD gene encoding ADP-glyceromanno-heptose 6-epimerase codes for MRYIDDDLKGKTILITGGAGFIGSNLAFYFQENHPDAKVVVLDSFRSGETLSNGNLKSFGHFKNLVGFSGEVISGDINDKALLAKLESDYDFDYIFHEAAISDTTALEQDLMIRTNLNAYKDLLDMAVRQNANMIYASSGATYGNAPSPQTVGVEAPQNVYGFSKLMMDHLSRDVMKSANISIVGLRYFNVYGPREYYKDKTSSMVVQFGHQLLQGKNPRLFDGSDKIVRDFIFIEDVIQANILAMQPKQSGIYNVGTGHARSFQDMVDILQKELGTSSACEYIPNPFIGRYQFHTEANIESTKEGLGYAPRYSFEEGIKAYIPEIKRLFEEEVKSV; via the coding sequence ATGCGCTATATCGATGATGACCTAAAGGGAAAAACGATCCTGATCACTGGAGGAGCAGGGTTTATCGGCTCAAATCTGGCCTTCTATTTTCAGGAAAACCATCCCGATGCCAAGGTGGTGGTACTTGACAGTTTTCGTTCCGGCGAGACCCTCTCCAACGGTAATCTGAAGAGTTTCGGTCACTTTAAAAACCTTGTCGGTTTCAGCGGCGAGGTGATCAGCGGCGACATCAATGACAAGGCCTTACTTGCCAAACTTGAATCGGACTATGACTTCGATTACATCTTTCATGAAGCGGCCATCTCCGACACAACGGCCCTTGAGCAGGACCTGATGATCAGGACCAATCTCAATGCCTATAAAGACCTTCTTGACATGGCAGTCCGCCAAAACGCCAATATGATCTATGCCTCATCGGGTGCTACGTACGGTAACGCCCCTTCACCGCAGACGGTGGGTGTCGAAGCGCCGCAGAATGTTTACGGTTTTTCAAAACTGATGATGGACCATCTCTCCCGTGACGTAATGAAAAGCGCGAATATCAGTATTGTCGGACTGCGCTATTTTAATGTTTACGGACCGAGAGAGTATTATAAAGATAAGACCTCTTCTATGGTGGTCCAGTTCGGTCATCAGCTGCTGCAGGGCAAAAACCCGAGACTCTTTGACGGTTCGGACAAGATCGTGCGCGATTTCATCTTTATTGAAGACGTTATTCAGGCCAATATTTTGGCGATGCAGCCGAAGCAGAGCGGTATCTACAATGTCGGTACCGGTCATGCGCGTTCCTTCCAGGATATGGTCGATATCCTGCAAAAAGAGCTGGGCACATCATCTGCCTGCGAATATATACCAAACCCTTTTATAGGGCGTTACCAATTCCACACCGAAGCCAATATCGAGAGTACAAAAGAGGGACTGGGGTATGCGCCGCGTTACAGTTTTGAAGAGGGGATCAAAGCCTATATTCCAGAGATCAAACGTCTGTTTGAAGAAGAGGTGAAAAGCGTTTAG
- a CDS encoding c-type cytochrome, which yields MKKIALALLVASVSLMAADGAAAYKKCVSCHGAKAEKKALNKSEIINTWDAAKIEESLKGYKAGTRNVHGMGALMKGQVAAYDDATIKAVAEYITTLK from the coding sequence ATGAAAAAAATCGCATTAGCACTACTTGTAGCAAGCGTATCACTAATGGCAGCTGACGGTGCTGCAGCCTATAAGAAATGTGTAAGCTGCCACGGTGCAAAAGCTGAGAAAAAAGCTCTTAACAAATCTGAGATCATCAACACTTGGGATGCTGCAAAAATCGAAGAATCGCTAAAAGGCTACAAAGCCGGTACACGTAACGTACACGGTATGGGTGCATTGATGAAAGGTCAAGTTGCGGCTTACGATGATGCTACAATCAAAGCAGTTGCAGAGTACATCACAACTCTTAAATAA
- the ccoS gene encoding cbb3-type cytochrome oxidase assembly protein CcoS produces the protein MDSWIIILMLGVSVFLGGLALFGIMWAIKSGQFDDKEKFLNQVQYDGEEELNAAAKQQAKKEALKKRKEYRPE, from the coding sequence ATGGACAGCTGGATCATAATTTTGATGCTCGGTGTTTCCGTCTTTTTAGGGGGATTGGCACTTTTCGGCATCATGTGGGCGATCAAGTCCGGGCAGTTTGACGATAAAGAGAAGTTTTTGAACCAGGTCCAGTATGACGGTGAGGAGGAGCTGAATGCCGCCGCCAAACAGCAGGCAAAAAAAGAGGCCCTGAAAAAGAGAAAAGAGTACCGTCCGGAGTGA